The genome window GGTGGATGAAATCACCCGCATAGGTTCCCGCCGCAACGTTTAGGTTGGTAACGCTGTAGTAGCGTTTCGCCAGCCGATCCAGTTCAACCAGGTCCGTAGTCATCAGGCCGCTTTTTGCGTGCCAGTCCAGCACCGTCACGTTCGGTTTTCCGCGCTGATCCAATAGGAGTTGCCGGTGCTTCAGGAAGTTTTGGTAGCTACCACTGGCGGGCATGGACATATGCCCGCCCATTTCCACGACCGCGATTAATTGTATACCAAGCTCGTTGCATCTTCGAACAATGTATTCGATGCCCGGCTTGTAGTAATCATCAAAAAGGCTAGCTGGTCGGCCCGCATCGTTCACCAGATGGTGGAGGAAAATTACCTTTGGCTTAATAGTGGCATTAAAACCAAAGGCTGCGTCGATGCCATTCCAGCCCTGAATGGCAATCCCATCGATTTGGTTATACTCTTTCCCCTTCAGGGTTAGGTAGTTGTTAATCGCACTACCTCCGTAACTACCATCAACGATATACAAACCAGGCCGATCCAGACAAACGTCGTGGCTCTCAATATAGACCGTTCCCACCATGTTCTTGATCTCAACCGTGTGCATTCCCGCGCTAGGCCACGTAAGCGTAACCTCTTGTCCGTATGCCTGTGCGCCCGCGCAACTTACTGTCTGTTTCAGCACACCGTCCGCCCACACTTCGAAGGTGCCGCCCCCTATTTCTTTTGAATAGCGAAGCACATACCGCTTCATGTTGTGTTGGAATTTTAGGGTTTGGGAGCCAGCTTTGCTCACAAGACGCGAGAAAACGTGGCCGCCAAAAACCTGATAATCCCAGCCTAACGAAGCGAGCGAGCCACCTGTAGATCCTAGATGTCTGGTTTGGTTTCCCGAATCGCCAAGTATCTTGGTAGCAGAAGCAAAAAAGTGTTTCGGTGCCGAATTCGAATTATTGAGAATGCTGGTGCCAATAAGGCGCACTTCGACCGTCTCAGTACCCGCGAATTGAAAAGCGCTGAAATTGGCGAGTGTCTGGGTCTTGGAAGCCGTCATTTGCTCGACCGAAAGCGTTAGGTTCAGCGCCGCAGATACGGCAAGGTCTTTAGACTGGGTTGCCGTTACGGCCGCCGCTTGGGTGTTTTGCGCCAATTGCTGAAGTTCAGGGGTCATGCCGCCCGTTGGCCCACGAAAATCTATGGCATTCGCTTTGTTAACGACATACTCCGATAAGCCGAGATATTTGCCCACATCAGCAGTCGGAGCTGTACCTTCACCGCCGATATAACCAGATAACTTTAAAACTCTTCGCTCACCATCGAATTCTGTAGTATACCAAGGCGTCCAGCCTTTAAAACCCGGCGCCCCTTTATCACCAGGCAAACCCTGCCCTCCGCGAATGTCGATTGCATCTTCTACTTTAACCACAAACCCCGATGCTCCAACATAGACCGGAGCTGCTGGTTTATTTACTTCCCCACCATACCAGTCTGTTACCTTTAAGACAAGCCGATCCCCATCTTCAACAATTGCGTGTCTGGGCGTCCACCCTGAATGAGTTTCTGCTGCTTTGGTATATATCCGATCACCAGCTTGCTTTAGAATTGTGCGTAAATCGGAGGGCGTAATTGAACGCGTTACATTGTCGGGAAGTAAGTCATCAACGACTTTGTAGTATTCTTCGAGCGGAGTCATGGAGTTAATTTGGATGACAGAGCAATATTAGCTTCAATAGTTAATATTACTATTAACAGTCGAAATTTATTAAAAATTTTCATTCTATTTGTTACCCAGTTGCCTAATTGAATTGATCAGGATTAAATTCTGGCCCGAATGCTCCTTCCCCAAGATCAACCGGATGATTATGCCATTTTGATACACTACTATCTACCGTCACTAGTTTAACTTCAATACGTACTTTGCTACCAGCATCAAGCATTAAGGTTTTATCCAATCGGTTTAATGAATGTGGGTTGGTAAGCAGTCGACCACGATCCACTTCATTTACGTACACAATTACCTCCAACTGCTCAGTAACGCTTTCAACCATGAGCCGGTAGGCATTCGCCACTACCACCTGATTTGTTTTGATCCGGGACAGTGTACCATCGTTTTCTAACCAGCAAGTCAATTCAGCGCAAACCGACTCAATGTATACGTAGCCGCCGTTGGTTGCTGCAACTTTGTTCGACCAGAAATCCGTTTCGACCAGTATAGCATTTCCGTTCATCAATCGTTGTATACCAATTGGCGCACTTTGCTGATAGTCGCCTTCACAACGCACCGAATAATGATCAATGAGCAGGTTTCGGTGTTTGAGGGCGGCCCAGAGTGCCAGGTGAAAACTTTCCGGCATGGCACGGGTTGTCAGATTCCGAGTCAGAGCACCGCTTGTTCGGTCGCGTACCATTTCGTGATTTAAGGTTGACCACAAGTTTTCCTCCTGACGAATCCGGCCTTCACCAATGTAGACTGGCAGACGAAGTTGCTGGAAAAAGCCCGGCTCGTGGTAATCGTAGCCAAAAACCGAAGAATCATCCCGGTACCGAATTAAGGCAGTTTCTTCGTCGTCTTCGTCCATCACATCCAGCCGGTTCGACTGGGCGACAACCTTCTTTGCTTTTGAGTCCCAAAGCACAAGCGAATATTGGCCTGGCTCCAGATCATCAGGAATCAATACCTCAGCAATTACCTGCGCGTGTTGGCCGGCCCAGGTTGCGCCTTCAATCACATCGATATCCGCAATGTTGGTTTCATCGTATAGCAGCCCTGGTATGGCGTAGGCCGTCACCGGCTGATTTTCCGGAACGTCGAACGTGAACGGGTGCGTTGCATAGCCGAGTTTTCGGGCAATATCCTTTACTGTATCGGTTTCCTGAGCGACAACACGAGCATCCTGCAAACGAAACTCATTGTTGCGGCGAATGGACGAACCGATAATGATGCTGTATCGATCTCGTTTGTGACTGGCTACGGTTGTCTTTCCAGTCAGAGTAAGAACTGGATTGTTCGTGTTCTGATAGGTGCGCACGCCGGGCAAAATGGTTATTGTGGGAGTCTGACCCTGTGGTACGGCAACCAGGTTAAAGAAAGCGTCAATCGTTGCCTTTGTATCGTTATCTGAAGCAACTTTGGTAATGGTCGTCATGCCGGGTGCCGAAATCTGGTAGAGATTCCCCGGCTGCACATCAGCCGCTACTTTGCCCTGGTACGTATCAAAACCGCCTCCGTTGTTTCCCGTGTAAGCTAACTCCAAGCGGGGCCGGTTCGTATTGTCCAGCACATAACTTCCTCTGGTAACCGCATACGGCACCGGCGTTCCACTCACAACAGTCAGTTTACCATCTGATACGCCAAGTGCTTTTAAAATTGCAATGGGAAGTTCATTGCCAACGGCGGTGTAGGATATTGAGCCAAGTTTGTAAACATTGCCGCTTTCAATGTCATCCCCAACAATAACCTGAAAAGTATCCATGCTGGCCACGGTAATTGTCTCCAGCTTTCGGGCGTTTAGTGCTGGTTGGTTGGTGTTGTATTCAATAACCGAACCCAGGCCAACGCGCACCGGCGCGTAACCGAGCTTGAAGCGCTCCGAATGATGGAATCGAATTTCCAGTTCGTTCCCGTCATCGACAACCGAAACCGGCGTGTAGGGATTATTGATAAAGAAATTCCGGATTGCGCGGACGTAGTCAGGAAGGCTTGTCTGCTGTCCTTTGAAGGTACCGCCAAGCGTGCGCGTAGTAATCTTGGGAGTATCGGCAAATACACCAATTACCTGCACCTCCACCAGTTGAAAGCGGTAATACGGATCACCGGCCGAAATGTACCGTAACTTGGTCGCCTGCACACGCACGTAGCGGCCACGAGTATTGATACTAAATTCCTGGGGCGTTGACACTTCAACCGCGTTAGTTCTCGTTACGACAGTTTGCCAGGTCGCATAATCATCCGACACATCAATCGTAAAGTCGATTGGATAACCCTGCGTGGTCACTGGCACCAGAATTACCTGGTCAATCTCAGCTACTTTCCCCAAATCGACAACCACGTATTCCGTATGATTGGGGTTAGTTAAAAAGGTGTCCGAAGACCAGCCAAATTTCCCGATCTGAGAAGTTAAAAGACCATCTGTTAGATTGGCCGCCGCCCAAAACTCACCCGCTTCACTACTGGAAAGTACAGGCTTACCAATCGACAGGATGCGTTTAACTTCCTGGGGTGTTGGCACATCACATTCCAAAGCAAATTGCCGGTGTTCGCCTTGTGGGGCCGAATTCACGCGCAACCGAATCAGACTGCTTGTCTCGCCTAGCTGGGGCCGAAGTGTTCCGATCGCTTGGGGCAAAACTTCTTCTGCATTGCAGGGAAGTAATCGAATCTGAAGCCGGTCGTAGTCCACGCCTCCGAGGTCTGAGCGCGGTACCAGAAAACGCAGGAGATCACCTGGCACCGCAGGCAATTCGTAATGATTCAGCGCAGGCTGATTGTAATTCTTCTCGCAGTTTACGAGGGAGAAAAAACGCAGGAAATGAATGAATTTATTCATGTGTACAGGACAAGAGTTACAGTATCACCTTCTTGGCTTCGTCGCCATGAGGCATCCATGAGCAGGCCGGTTTTCCAGGCTCCGGTAACAGGGCTAAAAAATTCAATGTGATCTCCTAGCTGTCGATAGCGTACCATGGACAGAGGTGCTTCCAGCGTTGTCAGGTTAGAGCCGATTAAAGCAGTACTTGGAAGCATAGCAGCCGATTCACTAAGCAAGTCAGAATCATAGCTGATTTGAGCGCTGGCATTGCCCGTTGCCGATTCCATAACCAGTTGGCCGCATCCGATCAGCAAGGAGGCCCACCGCGAAAGATTGCGCCGGGGCGTAATACGCAGATTTAAGGCGTTTTCTGGCTCTAAAATTCCTGTGATGAAGTCAACAGCCTCTAAACGCTCATTATGCCAGCCAGTAGGCTTTTTGTGCGCACAAATCAGGAAAAGCGATTCGTCGTAAGTGTCGGCTTTGGTGCTTGATGCCGTATCAGCCTGATATTGTTTCCGGCGCTGTTCCTCAATCAATGTACCAGACGCAATCAGCTTCGAACGCAGATCCAGCGATTTGCGCACGGTTGTAATGCCAGTCCGGTATTGTCGCAAGGAGTTTACTTCGTTCCCGGAGGCCAATGATTCACCCTGCCACGTTTCGTAGCCGACCAGCACCTCAGAAAACAGCATTTCAAGGTTTGGTACCTCCCGAAAACTATTCAGCTCTTTGATGCGCGAAACGCCTTGAAACTGCTTTTTCTCGACGACAACCCGATCACCAACGACGTCCGTTTTGAGGTTGAAAATCCGGTCTAGCGATTCGAACAAGTCCTGATAATTGGTAACGACAGGCTTGACAACTCCCCGCAGGTTTGCCCCGTTGGTCACAAGCAGGCTACTCCCCGGGCCGGTCGCGAAGAAATCCGATTTCAATGTCAGTGAGCCGCCCGACGCTCGGTTAACCAGGTGAGCAAGTAATGAACCAGCGGTCAGGCAACCAGCGAAAGAATCCGGGACATTGATCGACTCCCGGACGGTTATTGCCGTGTCGGAATGGTAGGCAAACGTGTAGCTGCTGATCTGATTGGTACTGTACCATTCCAACCAAAGCTTTTCGTTCGGCGGCACAACGGCCGTGATGCTCACTACCGCCGCAATTAATTCAGGCGAATTTGTCACGGAGAATGTACCCACGGGTATAGGTTCCAGGCCTCCGACGCGAACGCGCAGCATCGGTGTCAGGCTGGTACTGGCCGAAGCATCCAACTTGATCATTCCCGTAATAATCAGGCTTTGCGGATGATCCGTCGTATTCTGGTACAACTCCGTATTTTTCTCAGGGCGGTCAACGCTCAGTAACGTTCCCGGCACTGGCTGTTCCCGTTCGTCTTTCTTCCGCATTGGGACGCTGTGCGTTAGCGTTAACGGTGCACCGAAAGGAGCTGAGCCACGTACGGTTGAAATGTCAGGATTGAGCGTATAGGTTGCGGCCCCAGATAAACGCCGGGCGTGCAGGTAGACACTGGTATCAGCATCGATGCTGTAACGCGTTGTCAGATTGGCTTCAAATTCTGCAATCCCTTTCGGGTCACGAAGCGCAACAGAAATGCGCTCCCCATCGTCGGAATACTGGCTATAATCAATTGCCCCATCATAAGCCGTTTCGATTCCGTCCATAATCCGAAAGCGAGTTTGAGCCTGAACACTGCTTTTCTTGTAGCGGTCCCGGAGCAACCGAACGGCTTTTGCCTCCGAAAATGTAACACTTCCTAAGCCTTCGACGTAGCCAATACTGCGATAGAGAAACCCCCAATAGCGGCGGTTTCGCTCTTTTCGGAACTTAAGCCCATCCGATTGGAGTGGGCTTTCAATTTCCAGTTCGTCTAGCAGGTATTTCATAGCGCTTCTTGTTGATTGGTAGACTCTAATCTGATGAATCGAC of Tellurirhabdus bombi contains these proteins:
- a CDS encoding SGNH/GDSL hydrolase family protein: MTPLEEYYKVVDDLLPDNVTRSITPSDLRTILKQAGDRIYTKAAETHSGWTPRHAIVEDGDRLVLKVTDWYGGEVNKPAAPVYVGASGFVVKVEDAIDIRGGQGLPGDKGAPGFKGWTPWYTTEFDGERRVLKLSGYIGGEGTAPTADVGKYLGLSEYVVNKANAIDFRGPTGGMTPELQQLAQNTQAAAVTATQSKDLAVSAALNLTLSVEQMTASKTQTLANFSAFQFAGTETVEVRLIGTSILNNSNSAPKHFFASATKILGDSGNQTRHLGSTGGSLASLGWDYQVFGGHVFSRLVSKAGSQTLKFQHNMKRYVLRYSKEIGGGTFEVWADGVLKQTVSCAGAQAYGQEVTLTWPSAGMHTVEIKNMVGTVYIESHDVCLDRPGLYIVDGSYGGSAINNYLTLKGKEYNQIDGIAIQGWNGIDAAFGFNATIKPKVIFLHHLVNDAGRPASLFDDYYKPGIEYIVRRCNELGIQLIAVVEMGGHMSMPASGSYQNFLKHRQLLLDQRGKPNVTVLDWHAKSGLMTTDLVELDRLAKRYYSVTNLNVAAGTYAGDFIHPNNVGYAPELDMLHAATGLNFDGKQGEAFDVALLNNRPRTALSTSAKLYAESYVGLIGTQRTLKNAYGALNTYRNVGISTHVASGDNEAVWACAEEINYLPEVNNLIATGLTDGNGTYGTFTFNNFGFSISNAASNPVIFTITLIIGKGTASVRLNNNSNTVVLNQYSKGVLFTPAHALTTGFSIKNESDTTMVCHYTVEAIGGAFPLITLSASKIYGFYLTPTDHACIPGRQLDKLRDLIPSAYVAGEIPVEKINLLQRYVENINGKLIKSIAIGKEIYKPFQAGYYGLYRLQNTTEIDIREFTIVGNVVNNNYSEKYGSNLTTVDSNQAYAQASGNFDSTYAGKTYTLVGAIPGEATGISVQLFGNATYLGLRADGSWANDGGNHGTAPDVLANTRHYRGKTFAITFQMPPSELFAGANRVFRIYYKTGGGNHAWLDGWALCEGSKATVY
- a CDS encoding discoidin domain-containing protein, producing MNKFIHFLRFFSLVNCEKNYNQPALNHYELPAVPGDLLRFLVPRSDLGGVDYDRLQIRLLPCNAEEVLPQAIGTLRPQLGETSSLIRLRVNSAPQGEHRQFALECDVPTPQEVKRILSIGKPVLSSSEAGEFWAAANLTDGLLTSQIGKFGWSSDTFLTNPNHTEYVVVDLGKVAEIDQVILVPVTTQGYPIDFTIDVSDDYATWQTVVTRTNAVEVSTPQEFSINTRGRYVRVQATKLRYISAGDPYYRFQLVEVQVIGVFADTPKITTRTLGGTFKGQQTSLPDYVRAIRNFFINNPYTPVSVVDDGNELEIRFHHSERFKLGYAPVRVGLGSVIEYNTNQPALNARKLETITVASMDTFQVIVGDDIESGNVYKLGSISYTAVGNELPIAILKALGVSDGKLTVVSGTPVPYAVTRGSYVLDNTNRPRLELAYTGNNGGGFDTYQGKVAADVQPGNLYQISAPGMTTITKVASDNDTKATIDAFFNLVAVPQGQTPTITILPGVRTYQNTNNPVLTLTGKTTVASHKRDRYSIIIGSSIRRNNEFRLQDARVVAQETDTVKDIARKLGYATHPFTFDVPENQPVTAYAIPGLLYDETNIADIDVIEGATWAGQHAQVIAEVLIPDDLEPGQYSLVLWDSKAKKVVAQSNRLDVMDEDDEETALIRYRDDSSVFGYDYHEPGFFQQLRLPVYIGEGRIRQEENLWSTLNHEMVRDRTSGALTRNLTTRAMPESFHLALWAALKHRNLLIDHYSVRCEGDYQQSAPIGIQRLMNGNAILVETDFWSNKVAATNGGYVYIESVCAELTCWLENDGTLSRIKTNQVVVANAYRLMVESVTEQLEVIVYVNEVDRGRLLTNPHSLNRLDKTLMLDAGSKVRIEVKLVTVDSSVSKWHNHPVDLGEGAFGPEFNPDQFN